One genomic segment of Trichococcus shcherbakoviae includes these proteins:
- the ftsH gene encoding ATP-dependent zinc metalloprotease FtsH: protein MESKMPPKLNKQWLNFAVTIAIFLIVLNFFVFPGLQENPVTEVDYKTFVTMLEEGSVESVLVEENRIEFTALDDEGEESTFITGRMEDPQLTERLLLTEAKFEKEIVEESSPIVDFFLIWMLPLALLYVFWGFMMRRLQGRVGGLGGSEMKFGKSNVMVYAASETGKTFADVAGQDEAKEALWEVIDFLHNPQKYREIGAKMPKGILLVGPPGTGKTLLAKAVAGEAGVPFFSISGSEFMEMFVGVGAARVRDLFNQAQAKAPCIVFIDEIDTIGKSRNVAGFTGNDERDQTLNQLLNEMDGFSSEKGVVILAATNKPEVLDKALLRPGRFDRRIPLELPDIAGRQAILEVHAKSVKMDGDVDLKEIARDTPGSSGADLANLINEGALHAIKEERSKINQSDLEYALEIILAGYQRKNAILSKEDKLAIAYHEIGHAIVAAKQTDSAPVNKISIIPRTSGVLGYTMQSEETDQILMSREKFLNKIVTYMGGRSAEEVILNTITSGAENDIEASTAIARAMVTRYGMSEKFDMMALETINNPYLGTDVTSLVSNETSAKIDDEVLRIIKFAHEKAKEIIRGNLPKMHELAKYLLEKETMTGEEFMEMLMQEV, encoded by the coding sequence ATGGAATCCAAGATGCCCCCGAAGCTCAATAAACAATGGCTGAATTTTGCTGTGACAATTGCAATTTTTCTGATTGTGCTGAATTTTTTCGTTTTTCCCGGTCTTCAGGAAAATCCGGTAACGGAAGTGGATTATAAGACGTTTGTTACAATGCTTGAAGAAGGCAGTGTCGAGTCGGTTCTGGTGGAGGAAAACCGGATAGAATTCACAGCGCTGGACGATGAAGGTGAAGAGAGCACCTTCATCACCGGCAGAATGGAGGATCCACAGCTTACTGAACGACTGCTGCTTACTGAAGCAAAGTTTGAAAAAGAGATTGTTGAAGAAAGTTCGCCGATTGTTGATTTTTTCCTGATCTGGATGCTGCCATTGGCGTTATTGTATGTCTTCTGGGGATTCATGATGCGCAGGCTGCAGGGAAGAGTCGGAGGGCTCGGCGGCAGCGAAATGAAATTCGGCAAAAGCAATGTCATGGTTTATGCTGCATCTGAAACAGGAAAAACATTTGCGGACGTAGCAGGCCAGGACGAAGCGAAAGAAGCACTTTGGGAAGTGATCGATTTTCTGCACAATCCCCAAAAATACCGGGAAATCGGGGCGAAGATGCCAAAAGGGATTCTGCTTGTCGGACCTCCGGGGACCGGTAAAACGCTGCTTGCAAAAGCGGTCGCGGGAGAAGCCGGGGTTCCCTTCTTCTCTATTTCGGGATCAGAATTCATGGAGATGTTCGTCGGCGTGGGAGCTGCGAGGGTGCGGGATCTGTTCAATCAAGCGCAGGCAAAAGCCCCTTGCATCGTCTTCATTGATGAAATCGATACGATCGGCAAGAGCCGGAATGTGGCGGGCTTTACCGGAAATGATGAGCGGGACCAGACGCTCAACCAATTATTGAATGAGATGGATGGTTTTTCCTCGGAAAAAGGTGTGGTGATCCTGGCGGCAACGAACAAACCTGAAGTTCTGGACAAAGCGCTGCTGAGGCCCGGCCGGTTTGATCGGCGCATTCCGCTTGAGTTGCCGGATATTGCCGGGAGGCAAGCGATTCTGGAGGTTCATGCAAAATCCGTCAAAATGGATGGAGATGTCGATCTGAAGGAGATCGCCAGGGATACACCCGGCAGCTCCGGCGCCGATCTTGCCAATCTGATAAATGAAGGCGCTCTCCATGCCATAAAAGAAGAGCGCAGCAAGATCAATCAATCCGATTTGGAGTATGCGTTGGAAATCATATTGGCCGGATACCAGCGGAAAAATGCGATCCTCTCGAAAGAAGACAAATTGGCGATAGCGTACCATGAAATCGGCCATGCGATCGTTGCCGCAAAACAGACCGATTCCGCACCAGTCAATAAAATCAGCATCATCCCAAGGACATCCGGGGTCCTCGGCTATACGATGCAGTCGGAAGAGACAGACCAGATTCTTATGAGCCGGGAAAAGTTCCTGAACAAGATCGTCACCTACATGGGCGGACGATCTGCCGAGGAAGTCATTTTAAATACAATCACGTCCGGGGCGGAAAATGACATAGAGGCTTCAACGGCTATTGCACGGGCCATGGTCACGCGCTACGGTATGAGTGAAAAATTCGATATGATGGCCTTGGAAACGATCAATAATCCTTATCTGGGAACGGATGTAACCTCGCTCGTGTCGAATGAAACCTCCGCGAAAATTGATGATGAGGTTTTGCGCATCATCAAATTCGCCCATGAAAAAGCCAAGGAAATCATCCGGGGAAATTTACCGAAAATGCATGAACTTGCAAAATATCTGCTCGAAAAAGAAACCATGACCGGGGAGGAATTCATGGAAATGCTGATGCAAGAAGTGTGA
- a CDS encoding DUF2087 domain-containing protein, with protein sequence MIDNSTLAELQNGYRFDQHAKSYACLFCRQTYQQGIIYPMGEVLYEAEKAMLLHIQQSHGSVFETLIQLDKKYTGLSDIQREMLQLFHKGLSDKEILERSSSGSISTIRQHRFKLKEKERQAKIFLALMANLDSGRVPMKDSPIHKEEIIVDSRYGIKENEREKVLQTYFKNGLDGAVDIFPSKEKRKIMVLQHILKRFDQTKKYSEKEVNDIIKTAHDDYVTVRRYFIEYGFMDRNSDGSQYWVITD encoded by the coding sequence ATGATTGACAACAGCACTCTAGCAGAATTACAGAACGGTTATCGATTTGATCAGCATGCTAAAAGCTACGCCTGCTTATTTTGCCGCCAAACCTACCAACAGGGCATTATCTACCCTATGGGAGAGGTGCTTTATGAAGCGGAAAAGGCTATGCTCCTACACATACAGCAATCGCATGGGTCCGTTTTCGAAACACTGATTCAATTAGACAAAAAATATACAGGATTATCTGACATTCAAAGGGAAATGCTGCAGCTATTCCATAAAGGGCTGTCCGACAAGGAAATATTGGAGCGGTCTTCATCGGGAAGTATCTCGACCATCCGGCAACATCGATTCAAGCTGAAGGAAAAGGAAAGGCAGGCAAAAATTTTTCTTGCTCTGATGGCCAACCTGGACAGCGGCAGAGTACCCATGAAAGATAGCCCTATTCACAAGGAGGAAATAATAGTGGATTCACGCTATGGCATTAAAGAAAATGAACGGGAAAAAGTACTGCAAACCTATTTTAAAAACGGATTAGATGGGGCAGTGGATATTTTTCCAAGCAAGGAAAAACGCAAAATTATGGTGCTGCAGCATATTTTGAAGCGTTTTGATCAAACTAAGAAATATTCTGAGAAGGAAGTCAACGACATCATTAAAACGGCTCACGATGATTATGTGACCGTGCGTCGCTATTTTATCGAATATGGATTTATGGATCGTAATAGCGATGGCTCGCAGTACTGGGTTATCACTGATTAA
- a CDS encoding MetQ/NlpA family ABC transporter substrate-binding protein, giving the protein MNNKWKSLLTAASLLTLLAGCGSTADSATGSSTEEAAASGSKVITIGSQSSDAQIWEYIAESEAAQKAGLTLEVKDIDGGPQLNTATVDEEVDVNAFQSWAYLQSFNEQTGAELTAFATTYLEPMGVYSEKHTTLEEIPDGAVVAIADNPSNASRGLLLLQAAGLLTLTDDFDALGTTADIVGNPKNLEFVEIDDTTGPRVLADVDLALISNSVALEGGLNVLEDSLYYEEVSEDTKNNINILVTQKENADDSDILKLAELYHSEEVQDYIAEEFGGTKVAVQKEISYLEE; this is encoded by the coding sequence TTGAATAATAAATGGAAAAGTTTACTGACGGCAGCGTCGCTGTTGACATTATTGGCGGGATGCGGCAGCACGGCGGATTCCGCCACGGGATCCTCAACAGAGGAGGCTGCTGCATCTGGATCCAAGGTAATCACGATCGGGTCGCAGTCATCGGATGCACAGATATGGGAATACATCGCAGAGTCTGAAGCCGCTCAAAAAGCAGGGCTAACGCTTGAGGTAAAGGACATTGATGGAGGTCCTCAACTGAACACGGCAACTGTCGATGAGGAAGTGGATGTGAATGCCTTCCAATCATGGGCTTATCTGCAATCCTTTAACGAGCAAACAGGAGCAGAATTAACGGCATTTGCGACTACTTATCTCGAACCGATGGGCGTCTATTCTGAAAAACACACGACTCTTGAAGAAATTCCTGATGGAGCCGTTGTTGCCATTGCGGACAACCCTTCAAATGCCTCGCGGGGGCTATTGTTATTGCAGGCAGCCGGTTTGCTGACGCTGACGGATGACTTTGACGCTTTGGGGACCACCGCTGATATTGTGGGAAATCCGAAAAATCTTGAGTTTGTGGAAATTGATGACACCACCGGACCACGTGTTTTGGCGGATGTCGATCTTGCTTTAATCAGTAATTCCGTTGCTCTCGAAGGCGGATTGAACGTATTGGAAGATTCATTATATTACGAGGAAGTCAGCGAGGACACCAAAAACAACATCAATATTCTGGTGACGCAAAAAGAAAATGCTGATGATTCTGATATTTTGAAATTGGCTGAGCTGTACCACAGTGAAGAAGTACAGGATTATATCGCGGAGGAGTTTGGCGGCACTAAAGTAGCCGTCCAAAAAGAAATTTCTTATTTGGAAGAATAG
- a CDS encoding SDR family NAD(P)-dependent oxidoreductase has product MISIDLSGKVALVTGGKTGIGEGIVRRFLEAGATVVSGDLGNEKEFEIVSNSLAVAQLDVADENSVDRWIKNSLEHFSTVDILVNCAGTSTMDYVVNSSVSDWEKVMAVNAKGVFLTSRRVGKIMQEAKKGGRIIQISSQAGKNGYTAMGAYVASKHAVLGLTKTMAKELARDKILVNAVCPGIVETDMKHRERVKGGLIRGMTADEIYAEDCSQVPLGRTAQPEDVANVVLFLASPLASYMTGQAINVTGGMTMN; this is encoded by the coding sequence GTGATTTCGATAGATCTGTCAGGAAAAGTGGCTTTGGTTACGGGAGGGAAAACCGGAATAGGAGAAGGAATCGTCAGGCGCTTTCTGGAAGCCGGTGCTACCGTCGTTTCGGGCGATTTGGGGAACGAAAAGGAATTTGAAATTGTGTCTAATAGTTTGGCCGTTGCGCAATTGGATGTAGCGGATGAGAATTCTGTCGATCGTTGGATCAAGAATAGTCTGGAACACTTTTCAACTGTGGATATTTTAGTGAACTGCGCCGGAACTTCCACGATGGATTATGTTGTGAACAGCTCTGTTTCCGATTGGGAGAAGGTGATGGCGGTCAACGCAAAAGGGGTATTCCTCACTTCCAGACGAGTTGGGAAAATCATGCAGGAAGCTAAAAAAGGCGGCCGCATCATTCAAATTTCTTCCCAAGCGGGCAAAAATGGCTACACGGCAATGGGTGCCTACGTGGCTTCAAAACATGCTGTCCTTGGATTAACGAAAACCATGGCTAAAGAATTGGCGAGAGACAAAATCCTTGTGAATGCCGTCTGCCCGGGAATCGTGGAAACGGATATGAAGCACCGTGAAAGGGTCAAAGGTGGATTGATCAGGGGTATGACTGCCGATGAAATATATGCTGAAGATTGCTCGCAAGTACCGCTAGGGCGTACAGCACAGCCAGAAGATGTAGCGAATGTCGTTTTGTTCCTTGCGAGTCCCTTAGCCAGCTATATGACCGGCCAGGCTATCAACGTTACAGGCGGCATGACGATGAATTGA
- a CDS encoding S-ribosylhomocysteine lyase: MAKVESFELDHNLVKAPYVRAAGVEHNEKGSTVQKYDLRFLQPNEDALPTAALHTLEHLLATYLRDELEGIIDISPMGCRTGFYMILWDEHETEKVAAALEKTLQRVLETEDVPAVSPISCGNYKDHSLFSAKEYAKIVLEKGISRDPFERKGISEFALQQ; the protein is encoded by the coding sequence ATGGCAAAAGTAGAAAGTTTTGAATTGGACCACAATTTGGTGAAGGCGCCTTATGTAAGAGCGGCAGGGGTTGAGCATAACGAGAAGGGCAGCACAGTACAAAAATATGATTTACGCTTCTTGCAACCAAATGAAGATGCGTTACCGACTGCTGCATTGCATACGTTAGAACACTTATTGGCAACGTACTTGCGCGATGAACTTGAAGGCATTATTGATATTTCACCGATGGGCTGTCGCACCGGATTTTACATGATCCTTTGGGATGAGCATGAAACTGAAAAAGTAGCGGCAGCGTTAGAGAAAACTTTGCAACGCGTCCTGGAAACAGAGGATGTGCCGGCAGTTTCCCCTATCTCTTGTGGAAATTATAAAGACCACTCGTTATTTTCCGCGAAAGAATATGCGAAAATCGTCTTGGAGAAAGGTATCAGCCGCGACCCATTTGAGCGAAAAGGGATCTCAGAGTTTGCTTTACAGCAGTAA
- a CDS encoding MetQ/NlpA family ABC transporter substrate-binding protein produces the protein MIKKRTLMALSMVSLLTLAGCGNTGVATDDNSSAAQTESEETKEDITIGTSPGPYSELFMDGIVPILEDQGYTVTETVFTEVRQVDVALQEGAIDVNVDQHLAYMNNFNKEANAELVAITPIPTVPTGIHSATKGSIDEVVDGDIIAIPDDASNTARALLVLQKAGWIKLDESIEPMASTKDNIIENPYNLEIVEMSSAQIPRSLSDVSYGVIPGSILYAAGLSSNDSLLNEDILPQLVLHAIVDSGNEETDWAEAIVEAYRSDEFKAHLNEVNTDNYWFIPDELK, from the coding sequence ATGATAAAAAAGCGAACACTTATGGCACTTTCAATGGTAAGTTTATTGACTTTAGCTGGATGCGGGAATACGGGCGTTGCAACTGATGACAACAGTTCAGCAGCGCAGACGGAATCCGAGGAAACAAAAGAAGATATTACTATTGGAACCTCACCTGGTCCTTATAGTGAATTGTTCATGGATGGTATTGTACCTATTTTGGAAGATCAAGGATACACAGTAACAGAAACGGTATTTACGGAGGTGCGCCAAGTAGATGTCGCGTTGCAAGAAGGGGCTATCGATGTGAATGTCGACCAGCATTTGGCATACATGAATAACTTCAATAAAGAGGCGAATGCTGAATTGGTTGCAATCACACCAATACCTACTGTTCCGACAGGGATACATTCTGCCACGAAAGGCTCAATTGATGAGGTTGTAGATGGAGATATAATCGCTATTCCGGATGATGCCTCCAACACGGCGAGAGCGCTCTTGGTTCTGCAAAAGGCAGGCTGGATCAAGCTTGATGAGAGTATTGAACCAATGGCTTCCACTAAAGATAACATCATTGAAAATCCATATAATCTAGAAATAGTTGAGATGAGTTCGGCACAAATCCCAAGATCATTATCGGATGTAAGTTATGGGGTAATTCCTGGCAGTATTTTATATGCAGCTGGATTGAGTTCAAATGACAGCCTATTGAATGAAGACATTTTGCCGCAGTTGGTTCTGCATGCCATTGTGGACAGCGGTAACGAAGAAACTGATTGGGCAGAAGCTATTGTTGAAGCTTATCGCTCAGATGAATTCAAAGCGCATTTGAATGAGGTCAATACAGATAACTATTGGTTCATTCCAGATGAATTGAAATAA
- a CDS encoding P-II family nitrogen regulator, producing the protein MDEAVVVESHATATLGNKAHKTDKMTKVKILINESKFDHLKKALNGIGVTGMTVVNVFGYGVQKGHTTYYRGVETDADQLPKDRVEVVISKVPLQKVIEAARKAFYTGNIGDGKIFIYDIENVIRVSTGEEGAKALAYNGDAELLRATS; encoded by the coding sequence ATGGATGAAGCCGTTGTCGTGGAAAGTCACGCGACAGCAACTCTGGGCAACAAGGCGCATAAAACTGACAAAATGACCAAAGTGAAAATCTTGATCAATGAAAGCAAATTCGATCATCTGAAAAAAGCTTTGAATGGCATCGGCGTCACCGGCATGACGGTCGTGAATGTGTTCGGTTACGGTGTGCAAAAAGGGCATACAACTTATTATCGCGGCGTAGAAACCGATGCGGATCAGCTGCCTAAAGACCGGGTGGAAGTCGTGATCAGCAAAGTGCCGCTCCAAAAAGTGATTGAAGCTGCCAGAAAAGCTTTTTATACAGGGAATATCGGCGACGGGAAAATATTTATCTATGATATTGAAAATGTCATCCGCGTGAGCACCGGCGAAGAAGGCGCAAAAGCATTGGCGTACAATGGCGATGCAGAATTACTGCGTGCGACTTCCTGA
- a CDS encoding iron-sulfur cluster repair di-iron protein, ric — translation MSNQSTFSQVKESIFPTLEQYVPIVARVHGENHPEFHEVHRLFNAIIEKTQAAGSEKLDLNEEFTQLRAVSNDYTVPDDVCESYEAVYQMLAEADKAYQD, via the coding sequence ATGTCCAATCAATCAACCTTTAGCCAGGTAAAGGAAAGCATCTTTCCAACACTAGAGCAATATGTGCCGATCGTAGCCCGCGTCCACGGAGAAAATCACCCGGAATTCCATGAGGTCCACAGGCTGTTCAACGCAATCATCGAGAAGACCCAAGCAGCCGGATCAGAAAAACTCGACTTGAACGAAGAATTCACCCAATTGCGCGCCGTTTCGAATGACTACACCGTCCCGGATGATGTCTGCGAAAGTTACGAAGCCGTCTATCAGATGTTGGCGGAAGCGGACAAAGCCTACCAAGATTAA